The Salegentibacter sp. Hel_I_6 region TAGTTACAGTATTTGCCGGATTGATGCTGGCTTTCCCTTATTATTCCAATATATTTTATTCACAGCCCAGTAAGGATATAGTGTATGTTTCTCAATCAAACATAATAAAGCACACCTTTGAAGTTGAGGGAATGACCTGTGCAGGATGTGAAGCCCACGTAGAAAGTGAGGTAAATAATCTGGATGGTATTTTATCAGTCAAGGCGAGTTACGAAAATGCCAATACCGTGGTAGAATATGATAAAACTAAAGTTGATTTGGTCGCAATTCGAGAAGCAATAAATAAAACTGGTTATAAAGTAATCGTTACAGAAAATAAAGAAGAGAAGTAGATGAAAAAATATGATGTATTTGTAATAGGTTCCGGGATGTCAGGTATGACCGTTGCTAATAAATGTGCCTCCAAAGGCCTTAAGGTGGGAATTACCGATGAACTTCCCTACGGGGGAACCTGTGCCCTAAGAGGCTGTGATCCTAAAAAGGTGATTATAGGAGCAACTGAAGTACGTGATTTTGCGCAAAGGCTTAAAGGAAATGGAATAGATACCGTACCTGAAGTCAATTGGGAAGATATTATGGCTTTTAAGCAATCTTTTGTGGATGCCATGCCTCCTAAAATTGAAAAAGGATATAAGAATAAAGACATAGACACCTATCACACTTCAGCTAAATTTGTATCTAATAACACCTTACAGGTAGGAGATGAAGTTATTGAAGCAGATAAATTCGTAATCGCAACAGGTGCAAAACCCCGGGTACTGGATTT contains the following coding sequences:
- the merTP gene encoding mercuric transport protein MerTP yields the protein MKTSQKSNSPAYLSIITAVTASVCCITPLLAILAGSSGLVTTFSWIEPFRPYLIALTIGILGLAWYLKLKPKTQEEIDCACDEEAKPSFWQSKNFLFIVTVFAGLMLAFPYYSNIFYSQPSKDIVYVSQSNIIKHTFEVEGMTCAGCEAHVESEVNNLDGILSVKASYENANTVVEYDKTKVDLVAIREAINKTGYKVIVTENKEEK